A region of Betta splendens chromosome 13, fBetSpl5.4, whole genome shotgun sequence DNA encodes the following proteins:
- the LOC129605005 gene encoding uncharacterized protein LOC129605005, translating to MNTIEVTLDQSKRGQLFEEAAALILREPALHEALQLPGLQPAATPVPALQSGSSPVKPFLFLSAPRRTPFLFLPQFQEEVAPAPALVPVDLQEKVVAAPALVPVDLQEEVIPAPALVPVGLQEAIVPASVPVGLQEEVPGFGNTSQGTAPGAPGGPVETTSSFIPVSPDWFRAARSLGFPWTQEPAETRSSLLFVVRLRLPLNLVARHGSRPQMQLLVARHGSRPQMQLLVDRHGSRPQMQLLGVRSRPQMQLLVVRSHPQMQLPVVWHRPRLHRFLVARHRPRLHRFLVARHRPCLHRFLVARHRPRLVVLSGPRLPRLLLVQRQLRPSRLRVWFRLHAGPRLWSWYQRHVRLGLVFRPGGLALSASCRLGGAPSFSAIRLGSAVVTAAPLGIVPSRLPFQPSGCWVGRISCYRPPREGVSESGGVPGNVYVWTHDGPLF from the exons ATGAACACCATCGAAGTGACATTAGATCAGAGCAAAAGGGGACAACTGTTTGAGGAGGCGGCCgctctcatcctgagggaacctgccctgcatgaggccctgcaactccctggcctgcagccagcagccacaccagttCCTGCGTtgcagtcag gttccagcccagtcaagccgttcctgttcctgtcggctccacggaggacgccgttcctgttcttgCCGCagttccaggaggaggtcgcgcctgctccagctttggttcctgtcgacctccaggagaaggtcgttgcagctccagctttggttcctgtcgacctccaggaggaggtcattccagctccagctttggttcctgtcggcctccaggaggcgATCGTTCCAgcttctgttcctgtcggcctccaggaggaggttccgGGCTTCGGGAACACCAGCCAAGGGACCGCTCCTGGAGCTCCGGGTGGTCCGGTAGAGACCACGTCCTCTTTCATCCCGGTGAGCCCGGACTGGTTCAGGGCAGCCCGGAGCCTGGGGTTTCCTTGGACACAGGAGCCTGCGGAGACACGTTCATCTCTGCTCTTTGTGGTCCGGCTACGTCTGCCTCTAAACCTGGTGGCCCGGCACGGGTCACGTCCGCagatgcagctcctggtggcccggcacgGGTCACGTCCGCagatgcagctcctggtggaccGGCACGGGTCACGTCCGCAGATGCAGCTCCTGGGGGTCCGGTCACGTCCGCaaatgcagctcctggtggtccggtcacATCCGCAGATGCAGCTCCCAGTGGTCTGgcaccggccacgcctgcatcggttcctggtggcccggcaccggccacgcttgcatcggttcctggtggcccggcaccGGCCatgcctgcatcggttcctggtggcccggcaccGGCCACGCCTGGTGGTCCTGTCGGGACCACGTTTGCCCCGGCTCCTGTTGGTCCAGCGTCAGCTGCGTCCATCCCGGCTCCGCGTATGGTTTCGTCTCCACgccggtcctcgtctctggtcctggtaCCAACGTCACGTCCGTCTCGGACTCGTATTCCGgcctggtggcctcgccctcagcgcctcctgccgtttgggtggcgctcCCTCATTCAGCGCCATCCGCCTCGGCTCCGCTGTCGTCACGGCCGCTCCCCTGGGGATCGTCCCCTCCCGCCTACCGTTCcagcccagcggctgctgggttgggAGAATCTCCTGCTACCGCCCTCCACGGGAGGGGGTTTCTGAGTCTGGAGGGGTTCCtggaaatgtatatgtttggaCCCATGATGGACccttgttttga